One part of the Nitrosophilus kaiyonis genome encodes these proteins:
- a CDS encoding DEAD/DEAH box helicase: protein MTFQDFNLKPQIQKAIDLAGFKEPSPIQKEAIPVILSGKDMVGQAHTGTGKTAAFALPVLNMLELNGEVEALVIVPTRELATQVSDEIFRLGKYLGIKTATVYGGSSYSRQLHHIENASVVIATPGRLLDLLKSGKIELNPSFVVLDEADEMLDMGFLDDIKAIFEFLPSNRQTLLFSATMPNEIKELASKILYNPEFISITKKEVTNVNIKQFYYVVDEKERDEALIRLLDFKNPKKAIIFCRMKVEVDRLNEFLNSQGFNSLALHGDIAQRQREEVIKNFKRGNGEILIATDVAARGLDISDVTHVFNYHIPFDPQSYVHRIGRTGRAGREGIAVSIVTPHEFKQLLKIQKEVGSALINKEIPTSSELKMKKQKTTLETILSQEISKEAIELLNLLEGEIDLSTAALKLASMVIKNEKVSPKEKIGKSKKEIEKLISQFENEAKRPKRRGSFNRGRRRSTRRH from the coding sequence ATGACTTTTCAAGATTTTAATCTTAAACCCCAAATCCAAAAAGCTATAGATTTAGCTGGATTTAAAGAGCCAAGCCCAATACAAAAAGAGGCAATTCCAGTAATTTTATCTGGCAAAGATATGGTAGGCCAGGCTCATACAGGAACTGGGAAAACTGCAGCATTTGCACTTCCAGTTTTAAATATGCTTGAATTAAATGGCGAAGTTGAAGCTTTGGTTATTGTTCCAACAAGAGAGCTTGCAACTCAAGTAAGTGATGAAATTTTTAGACTTGGAAAATATTTAGGTATAAAAACAGCTACCGTTTATGGTGGAAGTTCATACTCAAGGCAACTTCATCATATAGAAAATGCTTCTGTAGTTATTGCAACTCCAGGAAGGCTTCTTGATCTATTAAAAAGCGGGAAAATAGAGTTAAATCCAAGCTTTGTTGTTTTAGATGAAGCAGATGAAATGCTTGATATGGGCTTTTTAGATGATATAAAGGCGATTTTTGAATTTTTACCATCAAATAGACAGACACTTTTATTCAGTGCAACTATGCCAAATGAGATAAAAGAGTTAGCATCAAAAATTTTATACAATCCAGAATTTATCTCTATAACAAAAAAAGAGGTTACAAATGTAAATATTAAACAGTTTTATTATGTTGTTGATGAAAAAGAGAGAGATGAAGCACTTATTAGACTTCTAGATTTTAAAAATCCAAAAAAAGCCATTATATTTTGTAGAATGAAAGTTGAAGTTGATAGATTAAATGAGTTTTTAAATTCCCAAGGATTTAATTCATTAGCGCTTCATGGAGATATAGCACAAAGACAAAGAGAAGAGGTTATTAAAAATTTTAAAAGAGGAAATGGTGAAATTTTAATAGCTACAGATGTTGCTGCAAGAGGACTTGATATCAGTGATGTTACTCATGTTTTTAACTATCATATTCCTTTTGACCCACAAAGTTATGTTCACAGAATAGGAAGAACAGGAAGAGCAGGACGCGAAGGAATAGCAGTTAGTATAGTTACTCCTCATGAATTTAAACAGTTGCTAAAAATTCAAAAAGAGGTAGGAAGTGCTCTAATTAATAAAGAGATTCCAACTTCAAGCGAATTAAAAATGAAAAAACAAAAAACTACACTTGAGACTATACTTTCTCAAGAAATAAGTAAAGAGGCAATTGAACTTTTAAATCTACTTGAGGGCGAAATTGATCTTTCAACTGCAGCATTAAAATTAGCCTCTATGGTTATAAAAAATGAAAAAGTAAGCCCAAAAGAGAAAATTGGAAAAAGCAAAAAAGAGATTGAAAAACTTATTTCTCAATTTGAAAATGAAGCTAAAAGACCAAAAAGAAGAGGCTCTTTTAATAGAGGACGAAGAAGAAGTACAAGAAGACATTAA
- a CDS encoding patatin-like phospholipase family protein — protein MKKISLVLGSGGARGYAHIGAIEEIVKRGYEIVAISGSSMGALIGGLYACGKLDEYKNWVLTLDFLDVIKLLDISFAPSGLIKGDRVFEKLESIIGDILIEELPIDFTAVATDLFKQKEVWFQKGKLIDAIRASIAIPTFFTPKYIDGRVFVDGGIVNPLPIAPVMSEICDLTIAINLNSNKPLLKHIKLSKKEKEEKERAKNFFEELLENAQKKFENIEKEKELNYLSIISRSIDTMQNILSNYKIAGYRPDIIIEIPKDSAMFYEFHRAKELIKLGKELAKEALLDFEKNINPTF, from the coding sequence ATGAAAAAGATTTCACTTGTTCTTGGGAGCGGAGGAGCAAGAGGATATGCTCATATTGGAGCAATTGAAGAGATAGTAAAAAGAGGTTATGAAATAGTAGCGATCAGTGGCTCTTCCATGGGGGCTTTAATTGGGGGACTTTATGCTTGTGGAAAACTTGACGAATATAAAAATTGGGTGTTGACTTTAGATTTTTTAGATGTTATAAAGCTTTTAGATATCTCTTTTGCTCCATCTGGCCTTATAAAAGGTGATAGAGTTTTTGAAAAATTAGAATCAATAATCGGCGATATATTAATAGAAGAACTTCCTATAGATTTTACTGCAGTTGCAACGGATCTTTTTAAACAAAAAGAGGTCTGGTTTCAAAAAGGAAAACTCATTGATGCCATTAGAGCTTCAATTGCAATTCCCACATTTTTTACACCAAAATATATAGATGGAAGAGTTTTTGTAGATGGTGGAATTGTAAATCCTCTTCCTATTGCTCCGGTAATGAGTGAGATTTGTGATTTGACTATTGCTATTAATCTCAACAGCAATAAGCCATTATTAAAACATATAAAACTTTCAAAAAAAGAGAAAGAAGAAAAAGAGAGAGCAAAAAACTTTTTTGAAGAGCTTTTAGAAAATGCTCAAAAAAAGTTTGAAAATATTGAAAAAGAAAAGGAGTTAAACTATCTTTCTATAATTTCAAGGTCTATCGATACTATGCAAAATATTCTCTCAAACTATAAAATAGCCGGCTACAGACCAGATATAATTATAGAAATCCCAAAAGATAGTGCAATGTTTTATGAGTTTCATAGAGCTAAAGAACTTATAAAACTAGGGAAAGAACTGGCAAAAGAGGCTCTTTTAGATTTTGAAAAAAATATCAATCCCACTTTTTGA
- a CDS encoding PilZ domain-containing protein, whose product MNVNILDLLNVIKKEKDFFEKEKNNFVENFAKELFKEVSKTKNKILSINTLFTIGEKLYILLFLYKKDPQNELYNFSYKVAKSKIDLKKVLIKSTMRLTRDFIDYTLKKNEDYEKIKTLLSLIDIYLVNVDRAYAKYYEEIEDELNHVKNNKKREDEELIISLIQNIIKNDRKVVILDFYKEVPVSCKSIIKRLEKNLLFLDIQKCNFNIFKENKEIFLKIESFPKSIKAKIKSMKEFEYIEISDFEFTELPQEKRKYVRVQPKEKILVKIEKNGTKIDALINDISIGGIGIYADSIEDLEPNDDVLIKFELGENKIAIKGIVKYSLIDLKKVGIEFILIPELENEIAEYVLEREFEIIRELRI is encoded by the coding sequence ATGAATGTAAATATATTAGATCTATTAAATGTTATTAAAAAAGAGAAAGATTTTTTTGAAAAAGAGAAAAATAATTTTGTAGAAAATTTTGCAAAAGAGCTTTTTAAAGAGGTATCAAAAACTAAAAACAAAATTTTATCAATAAATACCCTCTTTACTATAGGTGAAAAGCTTTATATATTACTTTTTTTATATAAAAAAGATCCCCAAAATGAACTATATAATTTTTCATATAAAGTTGCGAAAAGTAAAATTGATCTTAAAAAAGTGCTTATTAAATCTACAATGAGACTTACAAGAGACTTTATAGATTATACATTGAAAAAAAATGAAGATTATGAAAAGATAAAAACTCTTTTATCTTTAATTGATATCTATCTTGTTAATGTTGATAGGGCTTATGCAAAATATTATGAAGAGATAGAAGATGAGTTAAATCATGTAAAAAACAACAAAAAAAGAGAGGATGAAGAGTTAATTATATCTCTAATTCAAAATATTATAAAAAATGATAGAAAAGTTGTTATTTTAGATTTTTACAAAGAGGTTCCAGTTAGCTGTAAATCAATTATTAAAAGGTTAGAAAAAAATTTACTTTTTTTAGATATCCAAAAATGCAATTTTAATATTTTTAAAGAGAATAAAGAGATATTTTTAAAAATAGAATCTTTCCCAAAATCAATTAAAGCAAAAATAAAAAGCATGAAAGAGTTTGAATATATCGAGATAAGTGATTTTGAGTTTACTGAACTTCCTCAAGAAAAAAGAAAATATGTAAGAGTACAACCAAAAGAGAAAATTTTAGTAAAAATTGAAAAAAATGGAACAAAAATAGACGCTTTAATCAATGATATATCAATAGGAGGTATAGGTATTTATGCTGATTCTATTGAGGATTTAGAGCCTAATGATGATGTTTTAATAAAATTTGAGTTAGGTGAAAATAAGATAGCTATTAAAGGAATAGTTAAATATAGTTTAATAGATTTGAAAAAAGTGGGAATTGAGTTTATTTTGATACCTGAACTTGAAAATGAGATTGCAGAATATGTATTGGAAAGAGAGTTTGAAATAATAAGAGAGCTTAGAATATGA
- a CDS encoding DUF6781 family protein — MQELIKKAITKEDLEKAVSTIIEDIKSEKEKKIEELISEIDKINREIEHEKEDLKNRLNDAFKLLENLAQELEDEKRYELIKIIEKNKLKSLEFLGILKETTEAAFITAIEKNEDLEETIKEITKNLTFETIDTKVDKEHIEDVAKTILQVASEIASVSINYSDEILRGTIFGVKEGISKSIEKFKESIEFTPIEARELVFENYDKIVKDLENIDQIYISCIKDIAYKSDAGIKEKILEISKELESVIYRLKHEAQNAINIFKIKFSDFTNEAKSTTSIFKEKAEDAKKLGLRVFEMAKAAINGAIKGAKEAINKEKNEK; from the coding sequence ATGCAAGAACTTATCAAAAAGGCTATCACAAAAGAGGATTTAGAAAAAGCAGTTTCTACAATTATTGAAGATATCAAATCTGAAAAAGAGAAAAAAATTGAAGAGTTAATATCTGAAATTGATAAAATAAACAGAGAAATAGAACATGAAAAAGAGGATCTTAAAAATAGACTTAATGATGCTTTCAAACTACTTGAAAATTTAGCACAAGAACTTGAAGATGAAAAAAGATATGAACTTATAAAAATAATAGAAAAAAATAAACTAAAAAGTTTAGAGTTTTTAGGAATTTTAAAAGAAACAACAGAAGCTGCCTTTATTACAGCTATAGAAAAAAATGAAGATTTAGAAGAAACTATAAAAGAGATAACAAAAAATCTCACTTTTGAAACTATTGATACAAAAGTAGACAAAGAGCATATTGAAGATGTGGCTAAAACTATCTTACAAGTTGCCTCTGAAATTGCAAGTGTTTCTATTAATTATAGTGATGAAATTTTAAGAGGAACAATATTTGGAGTAAAAGAAGGTATATCAAAATCGATTGAAAAATTTAAAGAATCTATAGAATTTACTCCAATAGAAGCAAGAGAGCTTGTTTTTGAAAATTATGACAAAATTGTAAAAGATCTCGAAAATATAGATCAAATCTATATATCTTGCATCAAAGATATAGCATATAAAAGTGATGCTGGAATAAAAGAGAAAATATTAGAAATATCAAAAGAGCTTGAAAGTGTAATATATAGGCTAAAACATGAAGCACAAAATGCTATAAATATATTTAAAATAAAATTTTCAGATTTTACAAATGAGGCAAAATCAACAACATCTATATTTAAAGAGAAAGCCGAAGATGCGAAAAAACTTGGTCTTAGAGTTTTTGAGATGGCAAAAGCTGCTATCAATGGAGCTATAAAAGGTGCAAAAGAAGCAATAAATAAGGAAAAAAATGAAAAATAG
- a CDS encoding OmpA family protein, whose protein sequence is MKKIIYWISIFLILPNLLLSQELITSSKKYKFESGDKIIFFTDFKKCPVGETPEEFDDIKGMIECVRYKDHIWIGGSNSNSFSLTKKIDIGKDDFSIEFTLLPYKYRDVEIGFELFTEDPLKPGVKAFKTLKLDADPMNCNIKLIGLGVIKESLRKCPKKAFNFAIQARRSQLRIFLNGKRIGFAPLKLDKPIIAIKWYRWGLAPKPFDILLSNIKVAKYTKKEKKPTPEKLGIEVKKIKEGLKLTIPEKVLFDFNKFILKSKAKEALDIIGDIIHQNSVKQIVVTGYTDNIGSDQYNLKLSLQRAQSVADYLIYCKNIDPNLFKIIGKGKNNPIASNDTPEGRAKNRRVEIKLIK, encoded by the coding sequence ATGAAAAAGATTATTTATTGGATAAGCATATTTTTAATTCTTCCAAATCTTTTGCTTTCACAAGAGTTGATAACTTCATCAAAAAAATACAAATTTGAATCAGGTGACAAAATCATATTTTTTACTGATTTTAAAAAATGCCCTGTTGGTGAGACTCCAGAAGAGTTTGACGATATAAAGGGAATGATAGAGTGTGTAAGATATAAAGATCATATTTGGATTGGTGGAAGTAATAGTAATTCTTTTAGTTTAACAAAAAAAATAGATATTGGAAAAGATGATTTTTCAATAGAATTTACTTTATTACCATATAAATATAGAGATGTTGAGATAGGATTTGAACTATTTACAGAAGATCCATTAAAACCTGGAGTAAAAGCTTTTAAAACGTTAAAGTTAGATGCAGATCCAATGAATTGCAATATAAAATTAATAGGTCTTGGAGTTATAAAAGAATCACTTAGAAAATGTCCAAAAAAAGCATTTAATTTTGCAATACAAGCAAGAAGATCCCAATTACGTATTTTTCTCAATGGAAAACGCATTGGTTTTGCTCCTTTAAAATTAGATAAACCAATAATTGCTATCAAATGGTACAGATGGGGATTGGCTCCAAAACCATTTGATATACTTCTTAGTAATATAAAAGTTGCAAAATATACAAAAAAGGAAAAAAAACCAACACCTGAAAAATTGGGAATTGAAGTTAAAAAGATAAAAGAGGGTTTAAAACTAACTATCCCTGAAAAGGTTCTATTTGATTTTAATAAATTTATATTAAAGTCTAAGGCAAAAGAGGCATTAGATATTATTGGAGATATAATTCATCAAAATAGTGTAAAACAGATTGTTGTAACAGGATATACTGATAATATTGGAAGCGATCAATATAATCTTAAACTGTCTCTTCAGCGTGCTCAATCAGTTGCAGACTATCTTATCTATTGTAAAAATATTGATCCAAATCTTTTCAAAATCATAGGAAAAGGCAAAAATAATCCAATTGCAAGCAATGATACCCCAGAAGGAAGAGCTAAAAATAGAAGAGTGGAAATAAAACTGATAAAATGA
- a CDS encoding EAL domain-containing protein yields MKIFTPSINFFGKLSFQKKIVVMMIAVLLPFIMPSYVTYKSFFNNLNLVKKEIIATKYLKVFKELLVLIPKHRGMMEGFLKGEKGFEKDIKKNEKKVDYLFQKIKLLDKKSDLFITDTKRYKKIKKLWEKVKIENIKNKDISFEIHTNIVRNIINYLKYISYILNIRQDKGASNQYIISLLFDTIPKIEEYLGRVRGTITTITIQQNFSEENIEKVHNMKALLFAELKFFSDVIGNIELYEKNKVLKDKFINLKENILNLILITEEIVHQKKVVPPKKYFNQASNVINNIDQFYTFLLNHFQKNLKIKEKKEIEKIILLSISLLFVFLVTNYLFLGFYFSISKPLEKFKKVIHKLLTGNYSVSVDVNTQDEMRNIAFAFNEMIKKIKRNINFLNGYKLALDGATLVTKGDIEGKITYANKEFLKVTGYKLEEILNRPHSILKDPLTPESIYKNLWDTILDKKVWRGILKIKTKDGKTLVTKSTIVPILDENKNIKEFVAIRTDITELIKAQEKIKRMLYFDNLTFLPNRVKLLEDLKKEKPYGIAILNIDDFRQLNDVFGYEAGNFVLKKCAEILKSFQTKDCKVYKLSSDEFALIFFKKKEKEKMLEKVLNVINILEKYNYIYEGYNLKILLRAGVGVIENGNENIEKILLDADTSVKEAKIKKKKVIYYKESESALKEYIKKLEWVDKIKDAINNDKIVPYFQPILNNKTKKIEKYEVLVRLIDKEGKIVSPFFFLDIAKEAKLYNDITKIMIKKSFEVFKDRKEELSINLSVQDILDKDTSKFIIDMIQKYNMENRGELEKEEKQGLTNFVIEITESEEVENYDLIAEFIKKIKEYGGQAAIDDFGTGYSNFVYILNMGIDYLKIDGSLIKNILIDERSETLVKAIVHFTRELGIKTIAEFVSDKEIQEKVEKMGVDYSQGYFISEPVPKEKLSPSQL; encoded by the coding sequence ATGAAGATTTTTACTCCTTCTATAAATTTTTTTGGAAAGCTAAGTTTTCAAAAAAAGATTGTAGTTATGATGATTGCTGTTTTATTGCCATTTATAATGCCTTCTTATGTTACATACAAATCTTTTTTTAATAATTTAAATCTTGTAAAAAAAGAGATAATTGCTACTAAATATTTGAAAGTTTTCAAAGAGCTTCTGGTTTTGATACCTAAACATAGAGGAATGATGGAAGGATTTTTAAAAGGAGAGAAGGGTTTTGAAAAAGATATAAAAAAAAATGAAAAAAAAGTTGATTATCTTTTTCAAAAGATAAAATTATTAGATAAGAAATCAGATCTTTTTATCACAGATACAAAAAGATATAAAAAAATTAAAAAATTATGGGAAAAAGTAAAGATTGAAAATATTAAAAATAAAGATATTAGTTTTGAAATTCATACAAATATTGTTAGAAATATTATTAATTATTTAAAATATATTTCTTATATTTTGAATATAAGACAAGATAAAGGTGCTTCTAATCAATATATAATTTCACTACTTTTTGATACGATCCCAAAAATTGAAGAGTATTTAGGAAGAGTAAGAGGTACTATTACAACAATTACTATCCAACAAAATTTTAGTGAAGAAAATATTGAAAAAGTACATAATATGAAAGCACTTCTTTTTGCAGAACTAAAATTTTTTTCTGATGTGATAGGCAATATAGAATTATATGAAAAAAATAAAGTTTTAAAAGATAAATTTATAAATTTAAAAGAGAATATTTTGAATCTTATTTTAATAACTGAAGAGATAGTTCATCAAAAAAAAGTTGTACCACCAAAAAAGTATTTTAATCAAGCGTCAAATGTTATCAATAATATTGATCAATTTTATACATTTTTATTAAACCACTTTCAAAAAAATTTAAAAATTAAAGAAAAAAAAGAGATTGAAAAAATTATTTTACTATCGATTTCTCTTTTATTTGTGTTTTTAGTAACAAATTATCTATTTTTGGGATTTTATTTTTCTATAAGCAAGCCTCTTGAAAAGTTTAAAAAAGTTATACATAAATTATTAACAGGGAATTATTCAGTATCTGTTGATGTTAATACTCAAGATGAGATGAGAAATATTGCATTTGCTTTTAATGAAATGATAAAAAAAATTAAAAGAAATATCAATTTTTTGAATGGATATAAGTTGGCTCTTGATGGTGCCACCTTGGTTACAAAAGGTGATATAGAAGGAAAAATAACTTATGCAAATAAAGAGTTTTTAAAAGTAACTGGATATAAACTTGAAGAGATTTTAAATAGACCCCATTCAATATTAAAAGATCCATTAACTCCAGAATCTATTTATAAAAATCTTTGGGATACGATTTTAGATAAAAAAGTATGGAGAGGGATTTTAAAAATAAAAACAAAAGATGGTAAAACACTTGTTACAAAAAGTACAATTGTTCCTATATTGGATGAGAATAAAAATATAAAAGAGTTTGTTGCTATTAGAACAGATATAACTGAATTAATAAAAGCTCAGGAAAAAATTAAAAGGATGCTATATTTTGATAATTTGACCTTTTTGCCAAATAGAGTAAAACTTTTAGAAGATTTAAAAAAAGAAAAACCATATGGTATCGCGATATTGAATATTGATGATTTTAGACAACTAAATGATGTATTTGGCTATGAGGCTGGAAATTTTGTCCTAAAAAAATGCGCAGAAATTTTAAAATCTTTTCAAACAAAAGATTGTAAAGTTTATAAACTTTCATCAGATGAGTTTGCATTAATATTTTTTAAAAAAAAAGAAAAAGAGAAAATGTTAGAGAAAGTTTTAAATGTGATAAATATTTTAGAAAAATATAATTATATATATGAAGGATATAACCTTAAAATCTTACTAAGAGCTGGAGTTGGTGTTATTGAAAATGGGAATGAAAATATTGAAAAAATCTTACTGGATGCAGATACATCAGTAAAAGAGGCAAAAATCAAAAAGAAAAAAGTAATATATTATAAAGAATCTGAGAGTGCACTCAAAGAATATATAAAAAAACTTGAATGGGTAGATAAGATAAAAGATGCAATAAATAATGATAAAATCGTTCCATATTTTCAACCAATTTTAAATAATAAAACAAAAAAGATTGAAAAATATGAAGTACTGGTAAGATTAATAGACAAAGAAGGAAAAATAGTTTCTCCTTTTTTCTTTTTAGATATTGCAAAAGAGGCAAAACTATATAATGATATAACAAAAATTATGATCAAAAAAAGTTTTGAAGTATTCAAAGATAGAAAAGAAGAGCTATCAATAAATCTCTCAGTGCAAGATATTTTAGATAAAGATACTTCAAAATTTATAATAGATATGATTCAAAAATATAATATGGAAAATAGAGGCGAGCTTGAAAAGGAAGAGAAACAGGGTTTAACAAATTTTGTTATTGAGATAACAGAGAGTGAAGAGGTAGAAAATTATGATTTGATCGCAGAGTTTATAAAAAAGATAAAAGAGTATGGTGGACAAGCTGCAATTGATGATTTTGGAACAGGTTATTCAAATTTTGTCTATATTCTTAATATGGGAATAGATTATTTAAAAATTGATGGAAGTTTGATAAAAAATATTTTGATAGATGAGCGATCTGAAACTCTTGTAAAGGCAATAGTTCATTTTACAAGAGAGTTAGGTATAAAAACAATAGCAGAATTTGTTAGTGATAAAGAGATACAAGAAAAAGTTGAAAAAATGGGAGTAGACTATTCTCAAGGATACTTTATCAGCGAACCAGTTCCTAAAGAGAAATTATCCCCTTCTCAATTATAA
- a CDS encoding BON domain-containing protein: MKNRFFIFIITIFLSSNIFASNNEFEDFNKTTQEILKQAYEMFEKSKEIIESLTKTEQKVLPADEKSFLLYHKIVKNSLPVEKRNDFLITAQIKYKVAIEKEISLGNILIVTNNQVVELYGKVPSKEIADKIIDISLKTRGVKEVRSYLIIIEKGIISL, from the coding sequence ATGAAAAATAGATTTTTTATTTTTATCATAACTATATTTTTGAGTTCAAATATTTTTGCTAGTAATAATGAATTTGAAGATTTTAATAAAACTACTCAAGAGATTTTAAAGCAAGCTTATGAGATGTTTGAAAAATCAAAAGAGATAATAGAATCTTTAACAAAAACAGAACAAAAAGTATTACCTGCAGATGAAAAAAGCTTTTTGCTTTATCATAAAATTGTAAAAAACTCTCTTCCAGTAGAAAAAAGAAATGACTTTTTGATAACTGCACAGATTAAATATAAAGTTGCAATAGAAAAAGAGATATCTCTAGGGAATATTTTAATTGTTACAAATAACCAAGTTGTTGAACTATATGGAAAAGTTCCATCTAAAGAAATAGCAGATAAAATTATAGATATTTCACTTAAAACAAGAGGAGTAAAAGAGGTAAGAAGTTATCTTATTATAATTGAGAAGGGGATAATTTCTCTTTAG
- a CDS encoding glycosyltransferase, whose protein sequence is MRKYRVITALRDDARKAIENLNSADIVIGIPAYYSQNTISHVIKQAAFGLEKYYPDCKSLIFVADGGSTDDTREEALNTVIDSFNIKKLVSIYRGIPGKGSAIRAIFEAAQFLQAKSVVLFDSDLRSIIPEWIKNMVEPTLNGYDYVAPFYKRYKFDATITNTIAYNLTRALYGKRIRQPIGGDFAFSNRMVKEYMEEDVWESEIAKFGVDIWLTTTAIVKNANICEARLGAKIHNAKDPSSDLSSMYREVVGTIFKLSEKYEKFWKKIKGSKSVPIVGEDIGEEPEPFEIDIEGLIEYFKIGYNNFGVLWEKILDKNDFKRISSLAKIDNSKNFILENSCWIRIVYSYMAAFHKTPRQEMKLLETMIPLYNARVASLVNELDGKSSTEAEEYYEKQACEFEKMKDYLIKKWD, encoded by the coding sequence ATGAGAAAATATAGAGTAATAACAGCCTTAAGAGATGATGCAAGAAAGGCAATTGAAAATTTAAACAGTGCAGATATAGTTATAGGAATACCAGCATATTATAGTCAAAATACTATTTCTCATGTGATAAAACAGGCTGCTTTTGGGCTTGAAAAATATTATCCAGATTGTAAATCTTTGATATTTGTTGCTGATGGCGGCTCAACTGATGATACAAGAGAGGAGGCTTTAAATACTGTAATAGATAGCTTTAATATAAAAAAACTTGTTTCCATTTATAGAGGTATTCCTGGAAAAGGATCAGCAATTAGGGCAATATTTGAAGCTGCACAGTTTTTACAGGCAAAAAGTGTTGTGCTTTTTGATTCTGATTTAAGATCAATCATACCTGAATGGATTAAAAATATGGTTGAACCAACTCTCAATGGTTATGATTATGTTGCTCCATTTTATAAAAGATATAAATTTGATGCAACTATAACAAACACAATAGCATACAATCTAACAAGAGCTCTTTATGGAAAAAGAATAAGACAGCCAATAGGAGGAGATTTTGCTTTTTCAAATAGAATGGTTAAAGAGTATATGGAAGAGGATGTTTGGGAGAGTGAAATAGCAAAATTTGGTGTTGATATTTGGCTTACAACTACAGCTATTGTGAAAAATGCCAATATTTGTGAAGCAAGACTTGGTGCAAAAATTCATAATGCGAAAGATCCATCAAGCGATTTAAGTTCTATGTATAGAGAGGTTGTTGGTACTATATTTAAACTTAGTGAAAAATATGAAAAATTTTGGAAAAAGATAAAAGGTTCAAAATCTGTACCTATAGTTGGTGAAGATATAGGAGAAGAACCAGAACCATTTGAGATTGATATTGAAGGGCTTATAGAATATTTTAAAATAGGATATAACAATTTTGGAGTTTTATGGGAAAAGATTTTAGATAAAAATGATTTTAAAAGAATATCTTCTCTTGCTAAAATAGATAATAGTAAAAATTTTATTCTTGAAAATAGCTGCTGGATAAGGATAGTTTATAGTTATATGGCAGCTTTTCATAAAACACCAAGACAGGAGATGAAACTTCTTGAAACAATGATACCTCTTTATAATGCAAGAGTAGCATCTTTAGTAAATGAACTAGATGGAAAATCTTCAACAGAAGCAGAAGAGTATTATGAAAAACAGGCTTGTGAATTTGAAAAAATGAAAGATTATCTTATCAAAAAGTGGGATTGA
- a CDS encoding HP0495 family protein: MKELKDFEQKVQIEYPTVWRYKVIGENARKTREAIQSVTNRPCTITFSKQSKRGKYQSFNADILVHSEEEREIIFKKLKAHVDIKMVL; the protein is encoded by the coding sequence ATGAAAGAGTTAAAAGATTTTGAACAAAAAGTTCAAATAGAGTATCCAACAGTATGGAGATATAAAGTTATTGGAGAAAATGCAAGAAAAACAAGAGAAGCAATACAAAGTGTAACAAATAGACCATGTACCATAACTTTTTCAAAGCAGAGCAAAAGAGGAAAATACCAAAGTTTTAATGCAGATATATTGGTTCACTCTGAAGAAGAGAGAGAAATTATATTTAAAAAATTAAAAGCCCATGTTGATATTAAAATGGTTTTATAG
- the moaC gene encoding cyclic pyranopterin monophosphate synthase MoaC encodes MKSNLTHLDEKNKPKMVDVGIKDETERVAVASGIIKMSKEAYEAIINQTTKKGAVLHTAVVAAIMGTKKTPDLIPMCHPLLLTSINCDIEELPDLPGFKLYVTCKLKGRTGVEMEALTGVSIGLLTIYDMVKAIDKGMIIENIQLEKKSGGKSGDFIRKNI; translated from the coding sequence ACTTGACACATTTAGATGAAAAAAATAAACCCAAAATGGTAGATGTTGGAATAAAAGATGAAACTGAGAGGGTTGCAGTAGCAAGCGGAATTATAAAAATGAGCAAAGAGGCGTATGAAGCCATTATAAATCAAACTACAAAAAAAGGAGCCGTACTTCATACAGCAGTAGTTGCAGCTATTATGGGAACAAAAAAAACTCCGGATCTAATTCCTATGTGCCATCCCTTGCTTTTGACATCTATAAATTGTGATATTGAAGAGTTACCAGATCTTCCAGGATTTAAACTCTATGTTACATGCAAATTAAAAGGAAGAACTGGTGTTGAAATGGAGGCATTAACAGGTGTTAGTATAGGGCTTTTGACAATTTATGATATGGTTAAAGCTATTGATAAAGGCATGATTATAGAAAATATTCAGTTAGAGAAAAAAAGTGGAGGCAAAAGCGGAGATTTTATCCGAAAAAATATATAA